A genomic region of Leptolyngbya sp. NIES-2104 contains the following coding sequences:
- a CDS encoding YihY/virulence factor BrkB family protein, producing MLQYIRSTLIPSKPAQLLIQTGLKWDQDNCPGMAASLSYFALFSLFPLLMVILSIIGKLIAPGTEAFQGIEQAIQRYLPPEVHELIKGTVISLNQNSVGAGVIGFVVLLWAASAVFGILRSSVNKIWRSSSRISESGSPAKMMLFFVANKLFSFVLVLGTALLLVASLISSIVIKGILKLFSTFQETVSWLQIDPSQLTRGLETSASFLILAIAICILYKTLPSSYVSWRDVWLGALIVASLLVGLQQLVSNSVISIGSHFLSYGVIGGVMILLLWIFLTCQIFLFGCVMSYVFAHLFGSRRRQDLNQ from the coding sequence ATGCTGCAATATATCCGATCGACGCTGATTCCCTCAAAACCCGCTCAACTCCTGATTCAAACCGGGCTGAAGTGGGATCAAGATAACTGTCCCGGAATGGCGGCTTCGCTGTCCTATTTTGCGCTGTTTTCGTTGTTTCCTTTGCTGATGGTGATTCTTAGCATTATCGGTAAACTGATTGCACCTGGAACAGAAGCATTTCAAGGGATCGAACAAGCCATTCAGCGATACCTTCCGCCAGAGGTGCATGAGTTAATCAAAGGAACTGTGATTTCGCTCAATCAAAATAGTGTAGGAGCCGGAGTCATCGGATTTGTGGTGTTGCTGTGGGCGGCGAGTGCAGTATTTGGCATTCTTAGAAGTTCTGTGAATAAGATTTGGCGATCGTCGAGTCGTATTTCTGAATCGGGATCACCCGCGAAAATGATGCTTTTCTTTGTGGCAAATAAGCTATTCTCATTTGTGCTAGTACTGGGAACGGCTTTGCTGTTAGTTGCCTCATTGATTTCAAGTATTGTGATCAAGGGAATTTTGAAGCTGTTCTCAACGTTTCAAGAAACAGTCTCTTGGCTTCAGATTGATCCATCTCAATTAACAAGGGGATTAGAAACGAGTGCATCGTTTTTGATTTTAGCGATCGCGATTTGCATTCTGTACAAAACCTTACCGTCTAGCTATGTTTCATGGCGCGATGTGTGGCTGGGTGCGCTGATTGTAGCTTCGTTGCTGGTTGGGCTTCAGCAATTAGTGAGTAATAGCGTGATCTCGATCGGGAGCCATTTTCTGTCTTATGGTGTGATCGGTGGCGTGATGATTTTGTTGCTATGGATTTTTCTCACCTGTCAGATTTTTCTATTTGGCTGTGTGATGTCCTATGTTTTCGCGCATCTATTCGGCAGCCGTCGTCGTCAGGATTTGAATCAATAA
- a CDS encoding response regulator, producing the protein MRGQKGETGLELAICRKTVQKHEGQIWVESCLGEGSTFYVTDRAEGDSMTQSKRILIIDDEDDIRAVVQVSLEEFGGWQTIPAASGIEGLAIARSEVPDAILLDVSMPDFDGYQVFEALQQNARTQAIPVIFLTAKVLPSDRQQFASLQIAGVITKPFDPTLIWQEVGLILGWTT; encoded by the coding sequence ATAAGGGGGCAAAAAGGAGAAACAGGATTGGAGCTAGCAATCTGTAGAAAAACTGTGCAGAAACATGAAGGACAAATCTGGGTCGAAAGCTGTTTGGGTGAAGGAAGCACCTTTTACGTTACCGATCGCGCAGAAGGGGACTCCATGACTCAATCAAAGCGAATTTTAATTATTGATGACGAAGACGATATTCGGGCAGTCGTACAGGTTTCGCTCGAAGAGTTTGGCGGATGGCAAACGATTCCCGCTGCTTCTGGTATCGAAGGATTAGCGATCGCTCGATCGGAAGTTCCCGATGCAATTTTACTCGATGTTTCGATGCCAGATTTTGATGGCTATCAGGTGTTTGAAGCATTGCAGCAAAATGCTCGGACTCAAGCAATTCCAGTGATTTTCTTAACTGCGAAAGTGCTGCCAAGCGATCGACAACAATTTGCATCGCTCCAGATTGCAGGTGTAATTACAAAACCCTTTGATCCGACGCTAATCTGGCAAGAAGTTGGATTAATTTTAGGGTGGACAACCTGA
- a CDS encoding response regulator, with protein sequence MSDKTILLIEPEASLRAVLEISLSELGDWHVNVSSSIQQGIEQCKITQPDVILLDTSTPEIDALIFVEQLKYHSMARSIPILLITARADWFTSHQLQAMGFAGAIAKPFNPATLSAQIVHLLEANREERS encoded by the coding sequence ATGTCTGACAAAACAATCTTGCTAATTGAGCCTGAAGCAAGTCTCCGAGCAGTTCTAGAAATTTCCTTGAGTGAACTGGGTGACTGGCACGTCAACGTTTCGAGTTCAATTCAGCAGGGCATAGAACAGTGTAAAATCACTCAGCCAGACGTGATTCTGCTAGACACTTCTACTCCAGAGATTGATGCTCTCATTTTTGTTGAGCAACTTAAATATCATTCAATGGCGCGATCGATTCCGATTTTGCTGATTACTGCCCGCGCCGACTGGTTTACATCCCATCAGTTACAAGCGATGGGATTCGCAGGCGCGATCGCAAAACCATTCAATCCGGCTACGCTATCCGCTCAGATTGTACACTTACTAGAAGCAAACCGCGAGGAGCGATCGTAG
- a CDS encoding mechanosensitive ion channel family protein, producing MKLFHRRIWVILSFAIVLFSVAAPSHAQQPIEAGNPIDGYPIVLDGKELFRLKQGVPGVASAKERSRLVNDRLVQVAQDESVSPTSIRVEEQESGSVIVARDTVLLTVRESDRFEDQSRQSTAAQKVQTMQSAIEQYRHDRSVQKLSQGIGLTLLSTIGLIGFLVMLQRSVSRLLLKIKEAQHNHALDLSIQGFQLLGSSATGYLLTSLLGILRLVLLLGSLYLYVPFVLSQFPATRAIGNSILSDIVDRLNQATTAFVQYLPNLVMIGLIALFTHYATQFIKLVIIELGRDDAYSWFYPEWIQPTNRLATLLIVIIACIVATPYLPGFNSPAFQGISLFLGALVTLGSSSAVTNAIAGIILIYTRAFRTGDIIGIGETIGEVVEKTMFVTRLITFKKEVITIPNASVLNSNVVNFSAVVRIHPASHKPNQALLLHTTVTLGYDISWRKIHEVLIQAAETTIDVLSEPQPFVLQTALNDFNVSYELNAYTNHPELMPRIYSELHQNIQDYCNQAGIEILSPAYTSLRDGNHSTMPIDYLPENYTAPSFQIRSQNQQHESD from the coding sequence TTGAAGTTGTTTCACCGACGGATTTGGGTGATTCTGAGTTTTGCGATCGTGCTCTTCTCGGTCGCGGCTCCGTCTCACGCTCAGCAACCGATTGAAGCGGGAAATCCGATCGATGGTTATCCGATTGTGCTTGATGGCAAAGAGCTATTTCGGCTGAAGCAAGGTGTGCCGGGGGTCGCATCTGCCAAAGAGCGATCGAGGCTCGTGAATGATCGCTTAGTTCAAGTGGCACAAGATGAGTCGGTATCCCCCACATCGATTCGAGTGGAAGAACAAGAAAGCGGCTCTGTGATTGTTGCGAGGGATACGGTTCTATTAACAGTGCGAGAAAGCGATCGCTTTGAGGATCAGTCTAGGCAATCTACCGCAGCGCAGAAAGTTCAAACGATGCAATCTGCGATCGAGCAATACCGCCACGATCGCAGTGTTCAGAAACTGAGTCAGGGGATTGGATTAACGCTGCTCAGCACGATCGGATTGATTGGATTTTTGGTGATGCTCCAGCGATCGGTGTCTCGCCTGCTCCTAAAAATCAAAGAAGCTCAACACAATCATGCACTGGATCTGAGCATCCAAGGTTTTCAGCTTCTTGGCTCTAGTGCGACAGGGTACCTCCTTACTAGTTTGCTTGGAATCTTACGGCTCGTTCTTTTACTCGGCAGCTTGTATCTCTATGTTCCGTTTGTGCTGAGTCAATTTCCAGCCACAAGAGCGATCGGGAATTCGATTTTGAGCGATATTGTCGATCGGCTAAACCAAGCGACAACTGCATTTGTTCAATATCTACCGAATCTGGTGATGATTGGATTGATTGCACTGTTTACGCATTACGCGACTCAGTTTATTAAGCTGGTGATTATTGAATTAGGGCGAGATGATGCTTATTCGTGGTTCTACCCTGAATGGATACAGCCAACGAATCGCCTCGCAACCCTGCTGATTGTAATCATTGCCTGTATTGTTGCTACGCCTTATCTTCCGGGATTTAACTCACCTGCTTTTCAGGGAATTTCGTTGTTTCTGGGTGCATTAGTGACGCTTGGATCATCGTCTGCGGTGACGAATGCGATCGCGGGCATTATTTTGATTTACACTCGTGCTTTCCGAACCGGGGATATTATTGGCATCGGTGAAACGATCGGCGAAGTGGTTGAAAAAACAATGTTTGTTACTCGACTGATCACGTTTAAGAAAGAAGTGATTACGATTCCAAATGCTTCAGTGCTCAATAGCAATGTGGTTAATTTCAGTGCTGTTGTTCGCATCCATCCAGCTTCACACAAACCGAATCAGGCTCTACTGCTTCACACTACCGTTACGCTTGGTTATGACATCTCCTGGCGCAAAATTCATGAGGTATTGATTCAAGCGGCAGAAACAACGATCGATGTTCTGTCCGAACCGCAGCCCTTTGTTTTGCAAACTGCCCTGAATGATTTTAATGTGAGTTACGAACTAAACGCGTATACGAATCATCCAGAATTAATGCCTAGAATCTATTCAGAACTACATCAGAACATTCAAGACTATTGCAATCAAGCAGGCATCGAAATTCTATCACCAGCTTACACTTCACTTCGAGACGGCAATCATTCAACAATGCCGATCGACTACTTACCAGAAAACTATACTGCTCCATCGTTTCAGATTCGCAGCCAGAATCAACAACATGAATCAGATTAA
- a CDS encoding response regulator transcription factor, with protein sequence MKILLIEDDRDTSQLLSATLTAQHYAVDAIADGLSGLELAANWSYDLILLDVMLPELNGIELCHQLRNRGCQTPILMLTVKDSDEDIIAGLDAGADDYVAKSCTSAQLLARVRALLRRSETAGSSPVLTWGELCLDPALVQVTYRQSIIPLRAKEYSLLELFLRHPQHILSRSAIIDHLWSIDETPVEGSVTNLIKDLRHRLKSVGIDDFIETVYGLGYRLKAAPQFSLVATHPALAIGQNTERGRAAIEKITQRFRLSIEQRIAVLEAAERSLRLGNFTVQQQIAAQTEAHNLAGGLGTFGCMQTSKTAQAIEQWLERSGNESYDVNQFARLLKQLKQELADSNQPELVAVS encoded by the coding sequence ATGAAAATCCTTTTAATTGAAGACGATCGAGATACAAGCCAATTGCTTTCAGCAACGCTTACTGCTCAGCACTACGCCGTTGACGCGATCGCAGATGGACTATCTGGATTAGAACTCGCTGCAAACTGGAGTTATGATCTAATCTTGCTAGACGTGATGCTGCCAGAGCTAAATGGGATTGAACTGTGTCACCAGCTTCGCAATCGAGGATGTCAAACCCCGATTCTCATGCTCACCGTCAAGGATTCGGACGAAGATATTATTGCCGGATTAGATGCGGGTGCGGATGATTATGTCGCGAAATCTTGTACGTCTGCTCAGCTTTTAGCAAGAGTCCGCGCCTTACTTCGTCGAAGTGAAACTGCGGGATCATCGCCCGTTTTAACCTGGGGCGAACTTTGTCTTGATCCCGCCTTAGTTCAAGTCACTTACAGGCAGAGCATCATTCCTCTACGCGCCAAGGAATACAGCCTACTCGAACTCTTTCTACGTCATCCTCAACATATTCTTAGCCGTAGCGCCATCATTGATCATCTTTGGTCGATCGATGAAACTCCAGTTGAAGGTTCAGTCACGAATTTAATTAAAGATTTGCGCCATCGATTAAAATCCGTGGGGATCGATGACTTTATTGAAACCGTTTATGGTTTGGGATATCGGTTAAAAGCAGCACCACAGTTTAGTCTCGTAGCGACTCATCCAGCTTTAGCGATCGGACAAAATACAGAACGCGGCAGAGCTGCGATCGAGAAGATTACTCAGCGATTTCGTTTATCGATCGAGCAGCGCATTGCCGTACTTGAAGCAGCAGAGCGATCGCTGCGATTGGGTAATTTCACCGTGCAGCAGCAAATTGCGGCGCAAACAGAAGCCCACAACCTTGCAGGAGGATTGGGAACGTTTGGCTGTATGCAGACTTCAAAAACGGCACAAGCGATCGAGCAATGGCTAGAACGATCGGGCAATGAATCCTATGATGTGAATCAATTTGCTCGATTGCTAAAACAGTTGAAGCAAGAACTTGCTGACTCAAATCAGCCTGAACTTGTAGCAGTAAGCTGA
- a CDS encoding ferredoxin produces the protein MSSKQVLICQYQSCLAQGSAEVLAAFLECSSDAAIVPAECQGQCNLGATVRILPDEIWYCRVKPTDVNAIAQSHLENNQPVDRLLHPRIHPAYVCRSATLRDSAITVENSTIARRQHTNDS, from the coding sequence ATGTCCTCTAAACAGGTTTTAATCTGCCAGTATCAAAGCTGTCTTGCTCAGGGATCAGCCGAGGTGCTGGCAGCTTTTTTAGAGTGTTCTTCCGATGCTGCGATCGTGCCTGCTGAATGCCAAGGACAATGTAACCTAGGTGCAACGGTACGAATTTTGCCCGATGAGATTTGGTATTGTCGAGTCAAGCCGACTGATGTCAACGCGATCGCACAGTCTCATTTAGAAAACAATCAACCCGTCGATCGCTTACTTCACCCCCGCATTCACCCCGCTTATGTTTGTCGCTCTGCAACACTCAGAGATTCGGCAATCACAGTGGAAAATTCAACGATTGCTAGAAGACAGCATACAAATGATTCATAA
- a CDS encoding GTP-binding protein, translating to MQSVSTQSESPMDAPKTGLPVTIITGFLGSGKTTLLNHILTNQQGLKTAVLVNEFGEIGIDNELIIQTDEDKNMVELSNGCICCTINNDLVEAVYKVLERQDKIDYLVVETTGLADPLPVALTFLGTELRDLTRLDSIVTVVDSENFSLDLFNSEAAYSQIAYGDIILLNKTDLVDEANVDALEVRIRDIKEGARILRTVKGQVPLAALLSVGLFESDQYFDPDAESDHDHDHHDHDHHDHSSCDHDHGHCAHDHDHDHHHHSNHLENDGFTSISFESDRPFSIRKFQHFLDNQLPTNVFRAKGILWFDESPKRHIFHLSGKRFSLDDDEWKGTPKNQLVLIGQGLDHAELRSQVEACLCPSSQNKGKGFGR from the coding sequence ATGCAATCAGTCAGCACTCAGTCTGAATCTCCGATGGACGCGCCCAAAACTGGGCTTCCGGTTACGATTATCACAGGTTTCTTGGGCAGCGGTAAAACGACTTTGCTCAATCACATTCTCACGAATCAACAAGGCTTGAAAACGGCGGTCTTGGTCAACGAGTTCGGTGAAATTGGCATCGATAACGAGCTGATTATCCAGACCGACGAAGATAAAAACATGGTGGAACTCAGCAACGGCTGTATCTGTTGCACCATTAATAATGACCTTGTAGAGGCGGTCTATAAAGTTCTAGAGCGTCAGGACAAAATCGATTATTTAGTGGTTGAAACAACGGGACTGGCTGATCCGCTTCCGGTTGCGTTGACCTTTTTGGGAACTGAATTACGCGATTTAACTCGTCTTGATTCGATCGTCACCGTGGTTGATTCTGAAAACTTCAGCTTAGATTTGTTCAACAGTGAAGCCGCTTACAGTCAAATTGCCTACGGCGATATCATTCTGCTGAACAAAACCGACTTAGTTGATGAAGCGAATGTCGATGCGCTCGAAGTCCGGATTCGCGATATCAAAGAAGGTGCAAGAATTCTCCGCACTGTGAAAGGACAAGTTCCGTTAGCAGCATTATTAAGCGTTGGATTGTTCGAGTCGGATCAATACTTCGATCCCGATGCGGAATCCGATCACGATCATGATCACCACGACCACGATCATCATGATCATTCCAGTTGCGATCACGACCACGGTCATTGCGCCCACGATCATGATCACGACCATCACCATCACTCAAATCACTTAGAGAATGATGGTTTCACCTCGATCTCATTCGAGAGCGATCGACCGTTTAGTATTCGGAAGTTCCAGCATTTCTTAGACAATCAGCTTCCGACGAATGTGTTTCGCGCTAAAGGCATTCTCTGGTTTGATGAAAGTCCAAAGCGTCACATTTTCCATCTGAGCGGTAAACGGTTCTCGCTCGATGACGATGAGTGGAAAGGCACCCCAAAAAATCAATTGGTGCTGATCGGACAAGGGTTAGATCATGCGGAACTACGATCGCAAGTCGAAGCTTGTCTATGCCCTTCCTCACAAAATAAAGGCAAAGGTTTCGGTCGCTAA
- the cysS gene encoding cysteine--tRNA ligase, which produces MALVVYNTLTRSKEPFEPIELGHVKMYCCGVTVYDFCHLGHARSYIVWDTIRRYLTWRGYRVRYVQNFTDIDDKILNRAREEGSSMEAVAELNIQRYFEDMRRLNILDADAYPRATETLDGIKRLIRELEEKEFAYAAGGDVYYAVQKDQEYGKLSGRKLDEMQAGASGRVDEVESKKRYPFDFALWKGAKPGEPAWESPWGKGRPGWHIECSAMVREFLGELIDIHVGGADLIFPHHENEIAQSEPVTGRSLANYWLHNGMVNVDGEKMSKSLGNFTTIRDLLDVKGVAPMVVRFFVLQASYRKPIDFTKDAITAAENGWNTLKDGLLFGFRLDAKLDQAFEPVRSIIEEFQTAMDDDFNTSGALAALFPVAKELQRQGNILIHEGKTDTASEALLPQWQTLVELAKILGLEAEPEVQTSGEFSGDQIEAMIQQRKAAKKAKNFAEADRIRNELQAQGITLIDKPGNETIWHR; this is translated from the coding sequence ATGGCTTTAGTCGTTTACAACACCTTAACCCGCAGCAAAGAACCGTTTGAGCCGATCGAATTGGGTCATGTGAAGATGTATTGCTGCGGTGTCACGGTGTACGACTTCTGCCATTTGGGTCATGCTCGATCGTATATTGTCTGGGATACGATTCGGCGCTATCTAACGTGGCGTGGGTATCGAGTGCGCTATGTGCAGAATTTCACCGATATCGATGACAAAATTCTGAATCGAGCGCGAGAAGAAGGATCATCGATGGAAGCCGTTGCAGAATTGAATATTCAGCGCTATTTCGAGGATATGCGGCGGTTGAATATTTTGGATGCGGATGCTTACCCGCGTGCAACTGAAACTTTAGACGGTATCAAGCGCTTGATTCGCGAATTGGAAGAGAAAGAATTTGCGTATGCGGCGGGTGGCGATGTCTATTACGCTGTTCAGAAAGATCAAGAGTACGGGAAGCTTTCGGGACGCAAATTAGACGAGATGCAGGCGGGTGCTTCGGGGCGTGTCGATGAAGTGGAATCGAAAAAGCGCTATCCGTTCGATTTTGCTTTGTGGAAGGGGGCGAAACCGGGTGAGCCTGCGTGGGAATCGCCTTGGGGCAAAGGTCGTCCTGGATGGCACATTGAATGTTCGGCAATGGTGCGAGAATTTTTGGGAGAATTGATCGATATTCATGTCGGCGGCGCGGATCTGATTTTTCCACATCACGAGAATGAAATTGCTCAATCGGAACCTGTCACGGGTCGATCGCTTGCGAATTATTGGTTACATAACGGCATGGTGAATGTAGACGGTGAAAAAATGTCGAAATCGCTTGGCAACTTCACCACGATTCGAGATTTGCTTGATGTGAAAGGGGTTGCTCCGATGGTGGTTCGATTCTTCGTGCTGCAAGCGAGTTATCGAAAGCCGATCGATTTCACCAAAGACGCGATTACCGCTGCTGAAAATGGCTGGAATACGTTGAAAGATGGCTTGCTGTTTGGGTTTCGGCTCGATGCCAAATTAGATCAGGCATTTGAACCTGTTCGCTCGATCATTGAAGAATTCCAAACCGCGATGGATGACGATTTCAATACATCCGGTGCACTAGCGGCATTATTTCCCGTTGCCAAAGAGTTACAGCGGCAAGGCAATATTTTGATTCACGAGGGCAAAACAGATACTGCATCTGAGGCGCTTCTCCCACAGTGGCAGACATTAGTAGAACTTGCGAAAATTTTGGGGTTAGAGGCAGAACCGGAAGTGCAAACCTCTGGTGAATTCTCAGGGGATCAGATTGAAGCGATGATTCAACAGCGAAAAGCCGCGAAAAAAGCGAAGAATTTTGCCGAAGCCGATCGCATTCGTAACGAACTTCAGGCACAAGGAATCACCTTAATCGATAAACCGGGCAACGAAACGATTTGGCATCGTTAA